In one window of Prionailurus bengalensis isolate Pbe53 chromosome B3, Fcat_Pben_1.1_paternal_pri, whole genome shotgun sequence DNA:
- the LINS1 gene encoding protein Lines homolog 1 isoform X1 encodes MRCILAAKMKAFFEVLEQFYKKVLLGATLENESQEYIFYLNPAVLAQDCSTAASPECSNRRGVQGRHQPPSTTLGTISVVSVCLKRHSPTCSAREIMLLQLTVIKVMITRILSVETDFHTKEKYRDIITILLKSSDIDSTLTCMFQNSDKLLCHMAAKCLALLLYFQMREEIALSNSWIAFCQTNLSEYPENEKAVYCLWTLTFIIKEIFKDTCSQKTEILKQFLTLFDTAFEVFYNSLFSQHFESCQDTSKIINSLICSLELLELLIASRVHLKLPFTCQRMLFLKPSCVLGVITWPVQAFVKRRFIIFIKKCLLWKVGEDLCRGSGPALMPPDQHLGVDMLALADAVLQAVDLGLLRTLSVHGKPPFFGGDEVQPAHERVLGPDHVILRAASLLIIKSLEIKFQNCASANEMKVGLQNFMAQLLTFLKPHLQPSLQPHNACEWISRVFIEQDDDMVEAARASLGIYLTLIRECKAAESLTQEKEMCNHHTHEYGYNPHCVFLFLLKNIGFDASVLLDFLISSETCFLEYFVKYLKLLQKDWTDFFTICKYFDVTKSKDNINICACSPSLVQDTSSNQTELRPSAALGNHRNARASGCWVSDASSKPLNQLVMPKETPATLLADSPSPPRASQSLVDYDSSDDSEVEGTDRRSANGKQVSLHQEAVKKFQDTVGTSGDEKEVSLEPQSRPLVPKQSNILFSVDWDTVPNNVSEVGLSSKTLKCFEELQSAVYRLQKKNLFPYNPTALLKLLKRIGAIYNESMNAL; translated from the exons ATGAGATGTATTTTGGCAGCcaaaatgaaagctttttttgAAGTGCTAGAACAATTCTACAAGAAGGTACTTCTGGGAGCCACACTTGAAAATGAGAGCCAGGAATACATCTTTTATCTCAACCCAGCAGTTTTAGCTCAGGATTGCTCTACAGCCGCTTCTCCAGAATGCTCGAACCGCCGTGGTGTCCAAGGCAGGCACCAGCCACCCAGCACCACGTTGGGTACCATTTCCGTAGTGTCTGTGTGTTTGAAGAGACACTCTCCGACGTGCAGCGCCCGAGAAATCATGCTCCTTCAGTTAACAGTAATCAAAGTGATGATAACCAGAATATTGTCTGTTGAAACTGACTtccacacaaaggaaaaatacagagatataattacaattcttttaaaatcctCTGACATCGATTCAACCTTA ACCTGTATGTTCCAAAACTCGGATAAATTGTTATGTCACATGGCTGCCAAGTGCCTTGCACTACTTCTGTATTTCCAAATGAGAGAAGAG ATAGCATTAAGTAATTCCTGGATTGCTTTTTGCCAGACAAATCTTTCTGAATACCCTGAAAATGAGAAAGCAGTGTACTGCCTCTGGACCcttacttttataataaaggaAATCTTTAAAGACACATGTTCACAAAAAACAG AAATTTTAAAGCAGTTCCTGACTCTTTTTGACACTGCTTTTGAAGTTTTTTACAATTCCTTATTTTCTCAGCATTTTGAAAGCTGCCAAGACacctctaaaataataaacagcTTGATATGTTCCCTGGAATTGCTTGAACTTCTTATAGCTTCCAGAGTCCATCTGAAGCTACCTTTCACTTGCCAGAGGATGTTATTTTTGAAACCCTCTTGTGTGCTGGGTGTTATTACCTGGCCCGTTCAGGCTTTTGTCAAAAGGAGGTTCATCATATTCATCAAAAAGTGCCTTCTCTGGAAAGTGGGTGAAGATCTGTGTCGGGGATCTGGCCCTGCCCTGATGCCACCAGATCAGCATTTAGGTGTAGACATGTTGGCTTTAGCTGATGCTGTTTTGCAAGCTGTGGATTTGGGCTTATTGAGGACATTGTCTGTCCACGGAAAACCTCCCTTCTTCGGTGGAGATGAAGTTCAACCTGCACATGAGCGTGTCCTTGGTCCAGATCATGTAATCCTCAGAGCAGCAAGCCTACTTATCATTAAATCCTTAGAAATCAAGTTTCAAAACTGTGCTTcagcaaatgaaatgaaag TTGGTTTACAGAATTTCATGGCTCAGTTACTGACCTTCTTAAAGCCTCACCTTCAGCCCTCCCTTCAGCCACACAATGCATGTGAGTGGATCTCCAGGGTCTTCATAGAACAAGACGATGACATGGTGGAAGCTGCCAGAGCATCATTGGGCATCTACCTAACGTTGATCAG agaatgtAAAGCTGCTGAAAGCTTgacccaagaaaaagaaatgtgcaaCCATCACACACATGAATATGGCTATAATCCACACTGCGTCTTCTTATTCTTACTAAAAAATATAGGATTTGATGCTTCAGTTCTTCTTGACTTTTTGATTTCATCGGAAACCTGTTTCCttgaatattttgttaaatatttaaagttactaCAAAAAGACTGGACTGACTTTTTCACGATCTGCAAGTATTTTGATGTAACCAAATCTAAAGACAACATAAATATCTGTGCTTGTAGCCCCTCACTTGTCCAAGACACGAGCAGCAACCAAACAGAACTGAGACCTTCGGCTGCTCTTGGTAATCACAGAAATGCCCGTGCTTCCGGCTGCTGGGTTTCTGATGCCTCTTCCAAACCTCTGAACCAGCTTGTGATGCCCAAGGAGACCCCCGCCACGCTCCTGGCTGATAGCCCATCTCCCCCACGAGCTTCTCAAAGTCTGGTAGATTATGACAGCTCTGATGATTCTGAGGTAGAAGGCACAGACCGGCGTTCAGCAAATGGTAAACAAGTATCTTTACACCAAGAAGCAGTGAAGAAATTTCAGGACACAGTTGGAACAAGTGGGGATGAAAAAGAAGTGAGCCTCGAGCCTCAGTCAAGGCCTCTGGTTCCCAAACAATCTAATATTCTCTTCTCCGTTGATTGGGATACAGTCCCGAATAACGTCTCTGAAGTGGGACTGTCTTCCAAAACACTGAAGTGCTTTGAGGAGCTACAAAGTGCTGTTTACCGCTTgcagaagaaaaatcttttcccGTATAATCCCACAGCACTTTTAAAGTTGTTAAAACGTATCGGGGCAATATATAATGAGAGTATGAACGCCTTGTAA
- the LINS1 gene encoding protein Lines homolog 1 isoform X2 — translation MSHGCQVPCTTSVFPNERRALSNSWIAFCQTNLSEYPENEKAVYCLWTLTFIIKEIFKDTCSQKTEILKQFLTLFDTAFEVFYNSLFSQHFESCQDTSKIINSLICSLELLELLIASRVHLKLPFTCQRMLFLKPSCVLGVITWPVQAFVKRRFIIFIKKCLLWKVGEDLCRGSGPALMPPDQHLGVDMLALADAVLQAVDLGLLRTLSVHGKPPFFGGDEVQPAHERVLGPDHVILRAASLLIIKSLEIKFQNCASANEMKVGLQNFMAQLLTFLKPHLQPSLQPHNACEWISRVFIEQDDDMVEAARASLGIYLTLIRECKAAESLTQEKEMCNHHTHEYGYNPHCVFLFLLKNIGFDASVLLDFLISSETCFLEYFVKYLKLLQKDWTDFFTICKYFDVTKSKDNINICACSPSLVQDTSSNQTELRPSAALGNHRNARASGCWVSDASSKPLNQLVMPKETPATLLADSPSPPRASQSLVDYDSSDDSEVEGTDRRSANGKQVSLHQEAVKKFQDTVGTSGDEKEVSLEPQSRPLVPKQSNILFSVDWDTVPNNVSEVGLSSKTLKCFEELQSAVYRLQKKNLFPYNPTALLKLLKRIGAIYNESMNAL, via the exons ATGTCACATGGCTGCCAAGTGCCTTGCACTACTTCTGTATTTCCAAATGAGAGAAGAG CATTAAGTAATTCCTGGATTGCTTTTTGCCAGACAAATCTTTCTGAATACCCTGAAAATGAGAAAGCAGTGTACTGCCTCTGGACCcttacttttataataaaggaAATCTTTAAAGACACATGTTCACAAAAAACAG AAATTTTAAAGCAGTTCCTGACTCTTTTTGACACTGCTTTTGAAGTTTTTTACAATTCCTTATTTTCTCAGCATTTTGAAAGCTGCCAAGACacctctaaaataataaacagcTTGATATGTTCCCTGGAATTGCTTGAACTTCTTATAGCTTCCAGAGTCCATCTGAAGCTACCTTTCACTTGCCAGAGGATGTTATTTTTGAAACCCTCTTGTGTGCTGGGTGTTATTACCTGGCCCGTTCAGGCTTTTGTCAAAAGGAGGTTCATCATATTCATCAAAAAGTGCCTTCTCTGGAAAGTGGGTGAAGATCTGTGTCGGGGATCTGGCCCTGCCCTGATGCCACCAGATCAGCATTTAGGTGTAGACATGTTGGCTTTAGCTGATGCTGTTTTGCAAGCTGTGGATTTGGGCTTATTGAGGACATTGTCTGTCCACGGAAAACCTCCCTTCTTCGGTGGAGATGAAGTTCAACCTGCACATGAGCGTGTCCTTGGTCCAGATCATGTAATCCTCAGAGCAGCAAGCCTACTTATCATTAAATCCTTAGAAATCAAGTTTCAAAACTGTGCTTcagcaaatgaaatgaaag TTGGTTTACAGAATTTCATGGCTCAGTTACTGACCTTCTTAAAGCCTCACCTTCAGCCCTCCCTTCAGCCACACAATGCATGTGAGTGGATCTCCAGGGTCTTCATAGAACAAGACGATGACATGGTGGAAGCTGCCAGAGCATCATTGGGCATCTACCTAACGTTGATCAG agaatgtAAAGCTGCTGAAAGCTTgacccaagaaaaagaaatgtgcaaCCATCACACACATGAATATGGCTATAATCCACACTGCGTCTTCTTATTCTTACTAAAAAATATAGGATTTGATGCTTCAGTTCTTCTTGACTTTTTGATTTCATCGGAAACCTGTTTCCttgaatattttgttaaatatttaaagttactaCAAAAAGACTGGACTGACTTTTTCACGATCTGCAAGTATTTTGATGTAACCAAATCTAAAGACAACATAAATATCTGTGCTTGTAGCCCCTCACTTGTCCAAGACACGAGCAGCAACCAAACAGAACTGAGACCTTCGGCTGCTCTTGGTAATCACAGAAATGCCCGTGCTTCCGGCTGCTGGGTTTCTGATGCCTCTTCCAAACCTCTGAACCAGCTTGTGATGCCCAAGGAGACCCCCGCCACGCTCCTGGCTGATAGCCCATCTCCCCCACGAGCTTCTCAAAGTCTGGTAGATTATGACAGCTCTGATGATTCTGAGGTAGAAGGCACAGACCGGCGTTCAGCAAATGGTAAACAAGTATCTTTACACCAAGAAGCAGTGAAGAAATTTCAGGACACAGTTGGAACAAGTGGGGATGAAAAAGAAGTGAGCCTCGAGCCTCAGTCAAGGCCTCTGGTTCCCAAACAATCTAATATTCTCTTCTCCGTTGATTGGGATACAGTCCCGAATAACGTCTCTGAAGTGGGACTGTCTTCCAAAACACTGAAGTGCTTTGAGGAGCTACAAAGTGCTGTTTACCGCTTgcagaagaaaaatcttttcccGTATAATCCCACAGCACTTTTAAAGTTGTTAAAACGTATCGGGGCAATATATAATGAGAGTATGAACGCCTTGTAA